A genomic region of Streptomyces sp. NBC_00247 contains the following coding sequences:
- a CDS encoding siderophore-interacting protein, giving the protein MARPTRQPPKGKGAQVVRTEQITPHMVRVVLGGEGLASFRTEGFADHYVKLCFAPEGADYTHPFDMAAIRESYPRELWPTTRTYTVRSWDPAARELAIDFVVHGDEGLAGPWAANASVGDWMTLLGPGGGYAPQETAGWHLLVGDESAIPAIAVALEQMPADARGHVFVEVSDASEQQKVTVPSGVSVSWLHRGERPVGELVTAAVLGLDFPEGEVQAFVHGEAGFVKEIRRYLRVERQIPLDQLSISGYWRLGQNDDAWRAVKREWNEQVEREQESGTASD; this is encoded by the coding sequence GTGGCACGTCCGACGCGGCAACCGCCCAAGGGCAAGGGTGCGCAGGTCGTGCGCACCGAACAGATCACCCCTCACATGGTGCGGGTGGTCCTGGGCGGCGAAGGGCTCGCCTCCTTCCGGACCGAGGGCTTCGCCGACCATTACGTGAAGCTCTGCTTCGCACCCGAGGGCGCCGACTACACGCACCCGTTCGACATGGCGGCGATCCGCGAGTCGTACCCGCGCGAGCTGTGGCCGACCACGCGTACGTACACCGTGCGCTCCTGGGACCCGGCCGCCCGTGAACTCGCGATCGACTTCGTGGTGCACGGCGACGAGGGTCTGGCCGGCCCGTGGGCCGCGAACGCCTCCGTCGGCGACTGGATGACACTCCTCGGTCCGGGCGGCGGCTACGCCCCGCAGGAGACGGCCGGCTGGCACCTGCTGGTGGGCGACGAGAGTGCGATTCCGGCCATCGCCGTGGCGCTGGAGCAGATGCCCGCCGACGCCCGGGGTCACGTCTTCGTCGAGGTCTCCGACGCTTCGGAGCAGCAGAAGGTGACCGTCCCCTCCGGGGTGTCGGTGAGCTGGCTGCACCGGGGCGAGCGCCCGGTCGGCGAGCTGGTGACCGCCGCCGTGCTGGGGCTGGACTTCCCGGAGGGCGAAGTGCAGGCGTTCGTCCACGGCGAGGCGGGCTTCGTCAAGGAGATCCGCCGGTACCTGCGGGTGGAGCGCCAGATCCCGCTGGACCAGCTGTCGATCTCCGGTTACTGGCGCCTCGGCCAGAACGACGACGCCTGGCGCGCCGTCAAGCGCGAGTGGAACGAGCAGGTCGAGCGCGAGCAGGAGAGCGGCACCGCCTCCGACTGA